A single genomic interval of Oxyura jamaicensis isolate SHBP4307 breed ruddy duck chromosome 26, BPBGC_Ojam_1.0, whole genome shotgun sequence harbors:
- the CEPT1 gene encoding choline/ethanolaminephosphotransferase 1 isoform X2, with protein sequence MVLRNSSYLPNNSNATRSMSGHRNLKRRCGESHLESPAGCGHGPAAGCVLSKLVQLPTPPLSKHQLKRLEEHKYQSAGRSLLEPLMQGYWEWLVGRVPAWIAPNLITIIGLLINIFTTLLLVYYCPTATEQAPPWAYIACACGLFIYQSLDAIDGKQARRTNSSTPLGELFDHGCDSLSTVFVVLGTCIAVQLGTNPDWMFFCCFAGTFMFYCAHWQTYVSGTLRFGIFDVTESMLCTIAIQLLSGTLGPWFWNYTIPILNIQVKIFPALCTVAGTFFSCTNYFGVIFTGGVGKNGSTIAGTSVLSPFLHIGSVIALAAVIYKKSAVQLFERHPCLYILTFGFVSAKITNKLVVAHMTKSEMYLQDTAFIGPALLFLDQYFNSFIDEYIVLWIALIFSLFDLLRYCVSVCNQIAAHLHIHVFRIKSSSTHSNHH encoded by the exons ATGGTTCTCCGTAACAGCTCTTACCTGCCAAATAATTCCAACGCCACCCGATCCATGAGTGGGCATCGAAACCTCAAGAGGCGATGTGGGGAGTCGCATCTGGAATCCCCCGCGGGCTGCGGACACGGTCCTGCCGCTGGCTGCGTGTTAAGCAAACTAGTTCAGTTGCCTACGCCTCCCCTGTCAAAGCACCAGCTCAAACGGTTAGAAGAACACAAATACCAGAGCGCTGGACGGTCGCTGCTTGAACCTCTAATGCAAGGTTACTGGGAATGGTTAGTGGGAAGAGTTCCGGCCTGGATTGCCCCGAATCTGATCACCATCATCGGACTGTTAATAAATATCTTCACAACTCTGCTGTTAGTGTATTACTGCCCAACAGCTACAGAGCAG GCACCTCCCTGGGCATACATTGCCTGTGCATGTGGCCTTTTCATTTACCAGTCTCTGGACGCTATAGATGGGAAACAAGCAAGAAGGACGAACAGCAGCACTCCGCTGGGAGAGCTTTTTGATCATGGCTGTGATTCGCTTTCCACAG tctttGTGGTTTTGGGAACTTGTattgctgtgcagctgggaaCGAACCCTGACTGgatgttcttttgttgttttgctggaACGTTCATGTTTTACTGCGCGCACTGGCAGACGTACGTCTCTGGAACGTTGCGTTTTGGCAT ATTTGATGTTACAGAGTCTATGCTCTGTACGATAGCAATCCAGCTTCTCTCAGGAACCCTGGGGCCCTGGTTCTGGAACTACACG ATTCCAATACTGAATATTCAGGTGAAAATATTCCCGGCTCTCTGTACTGTCGCAGGAACCTTCTTCTCCTGTACAAACTACTTTGGTGTGATCTTCACAGGTGGAGTTGGCAAAAATGGATCCACTATAGCA GGAACGAGTGTCCTTTCGCCTTTCCTTCATATTGGGTCAGTAATTGCACTAGCTGCAGTGATCTACAAGAAATCTGCTGTGCAGCTCTTCGAGAGGCACCCCTGCTTATACATACTTACTTTTGGTTTTGTATCTGCTAAGATCACCAACAAACTAGTG GTTGCACACATGACCAAAAGTGAAATGTATCTGCAGGACACGGCTTTCATAGGCCCAGCACTATTGTTTCTGGACCAgtattttaacagctttattGATGAGTATATTGTACTCTGGATTGCCTTG atcttttctctctttgattTGCTTCGATACTGCGTCAGTGTTTGCAATCAGATTGCTGCCCATCTGCACATCCACGTATTCCGAATCAAGTCCTCCTCAACACATTCTAATCACCATTAA
- the CEPT1 gene encoding choline/ethanolaminephosphotransferase 1 isoform X1, which produces MVLRNSSYLPNNSNATRSMSGHRNLKRRCGESHLESPAGCGHGPAAGCVLSKLVQLPTPPLSKHQLKRLEEHKYQSAGRSLLEPLMQGYWEWLVGRVPAWIAPNLITIIGLLINIFTTLLLVYYCPTATEQAPPWAYIACACGLFIYQSLDAIDGKQARRTNSSTPLGELFDHGCDSLSTVFVVLGTCIAVQLGTNPDWMFFCCFAGTFMFYCAHWQTYVSGTLRFGIIDVTEVQIFIIIMHLLAVIGGPPFWQSLIPILNIQVKIFPALCTVAGTFFSCTNYFGVIFTGGVGKNGSTIAGTSVLSPFLHIGSVIALAAVIYKKSAVQLFERHPCLYILTFGFVSAKITNKLVVAHMTKSEMYLQDTAFIGPALLFLDQYFNSFIDEYIVLWIALIFSLFDLLRYCVSVCNQIAAHLHIHVFRIKSSSTHSNHH; this is translated from the exons ATGGTTCTCCGTAACAGCTCTTACCTGCCAAATAATTCCAACGCCACCCGATCCATGAGTGGGCATCGAAACCTCAAGAGGCGATGTGGGGAGTCGCATCTGGAATCCCCCGCGGGCTGCGGACACGGTCCTGCCGCTGGCTGCGTGTTAAGCAAACTAGTTCAGTTGCCTACGCCTCCCCTGTCAAAGCACCAGCTCAAACGGTTAGAAGAACACAAATACCAGAGCGCTGGACGGTCGCTGCTTGAACCTCTAATGCAAGGTTACTGGGAATGGTTAGTGGGAAGAGTTCCGGCCTGGATTGCCCCGAATCTGATCACCATCATCGGACTGTTAATAAATATCTTCACAACTCTGCTGTTAGTGTATTACTGCCCAACAGCTACAGAGCAG GCACCTCCCTGGGCATACATTGCCTGTGCATGTGGCCTTTTCATTTACCAGTCTCTGGACGCTATAGATGGGAAACAAGCAAGAAGGACGAACAGCAGCACTCCGCTGGGAGAGCTTTTTGATCATGGCTGTGATTCGCTTTCCACAG tctttGTGGTTTTGGGAACTTGTattgctgtgcagctgggaaCGAACCCTGACTGgatgttcttttgttgttttgctggaACGTTCATGTTTTACTGCGCGCACTGGCAGACGTACGTCTCTGGAACGTTGCGTTTTGGCAT AATTGATGTGACTGAAGTGCAAATCTTCATAATAATCATGCATTTACTGGCAGTGATTGGAGGACCGCCTTTTTGGCAATCTCTG ATTCCAATACTGAATATTCAGGTGAAAATATTCCCGGCTCTCTGTACTGTCGCAGGAACCTTCTTCTCCTGTACAAACTACTTTGGTGTGATCTTCACAGGTGGAGTTGGCAAAAATGGATCCACTATAGCA GGAACGAGTGTCCTTTCGCCTTTCCTTCATATTGGGTCAGTAATTGCACTAGCTGCAGTGATCTACAAGAAATCTGCTGTGCAGCTCTTCGAGAGGCACCCCTGCTTATACATACTTACTTTTGGTTTTGTATCTGCTAAGATCACCAACAAACTAGTG GTTGCACACATGACCAAAAGTGAAATGTATCTGCAGGACACGGCTTTCATAGGCCCAGCACTATTGTTTCTGGACCAgtattttaacagctttattGATGAGTATATTGTACTCTGGATTGCCTTG atcttttctctctttgattTGCTTCGATACTGCGTCAGTGTTTGCAATCAGATTGCTGCCCATCTGCACATCCACGTATTCCGAATCAAGTCCTCCTCAACACATTCTAATCACCATTAA